One Leptospira kanakyensis DNA segment encodes these proteins:
- the hemB gene encoding porphobilinogen synthase — MKKQTLRLRSNQYLRNLGETGSLNVNKMVQPLFLAEGILEKEPIKGLPNVFRDTSKSIFHQIESDLKAGVSQFLLFMVPKDKSDTSFPTEFYNSNISAIKKTFPNMFLWLDTCICSVTTTGHCCHFHQSGTIDLDLTLKRLSDLALIYANAGADGIAPSDMMDGRVGSHRKILDANGHPMTPIMSYSTKFKSNFYGPFRGAADSSPQFGDRSGYQLDVRDRDTAIHTSIRDKEEGADLLMVKPGMTAIDLIGPIKEKTGLPTGAYQVSGEYASLVYLAKEGFLNFEDGLKETWDVFRRAGSSYLITYGARLAQRLYS; from the coding sequence ATGAAAAAACAAACACTTCGATTACGTTCCAACCAGTATTTAAGAAACCTAGGAGAAACCGGATCGTTAAATGTAAACAAGATGGTCCAACCACTTTTCCTTGCTGAAGGAATCTTAGAAAAAGAACCAATCAAAGGACTACCAAATGTTTTTCGCGATACCAGTAAATCTATCTTTCACCAAATTGAATCTGACCTAAAAGCAGGTGTTTCACAATTTTTATTATTTATGGTTCCGAAAGATAAGTCGGATACAAGTTTTCCAACTGAATTCTACAATTCCAATATCAGTGCCATAAAAAAAACATTCCCAAATATGTTTCTTTGGTTGGACACTTGTATCTGTTCAGTGACAACCACCGGTCATTGTTGTCATTTTCATCAATCAGGAACCATTGATCTAGATTTAACTTTAAAACGATTGTCAGACCTTGCACTTATTTATGCAAATGCTGGTGCCGACGGAATTGCACCCAGTGATATGATGGATGGTCGTGTTGGTTCTCATAGAAAAATTTTGGATGCCAATGGTCACCCCATGACACCTATCATGAGTTATTCGACAAAATTCAAAAGTAATTTTTATGGCCCATTTCGCGGTGCTGCTGATTCTTCTCCTCAGTTTGGAGATAGAAGTGGATACCAACTTGATGTTCGTGATCGAGATACTGCAATTCATACATCCATTCGAGACAAAGAAGAAGGTGCAGACTTACTCATGGTAAAACCAGGAATGACTGCGATTGATCTCATTGGTCCTATCAAAGAAAAAACAGGACTTCCTACTGGTGCTTACCAAGTGAGTGGAGAGTATGCAAGTCTTGTATATTTAGCCAAAGAAGGTTTTTTAAATTTTGAAGATGGACTAAAAGAAACTTGGGATGTGTTCCGAAGGGCTGGTTCATCTTATTTAATTACTTACGGTGCAAGGCTTGCACAAAGGTTGTATTCATGA
- a CDS encoding uroporphyrinogen decarboxylase family protein, which yields MITTQYRNERFSNALNLIPQNIPPIWFMRQAGRYHSHYRKLKETYSFMELCKQPELAAEVALGPVKEFGFDVSILFSDLLFPLEALGMALTYDPGPKLSFSLTSEKDLLKLKSSDEAIEGLKFQRDAVLRTREVLPKDVSLIGFVGGPFTLMTYGSIGKHDGNLSFIKTNQNFVDQFYSILVPLLKQNIELQLQGGAEVVMIFDTAAGMLDPYNFHRYVVDPMNELTKLFPNQIGYYAKTSTETQIKQIHQIPNLAGFGVDHRFSIQETLKNFGGKGFIQGNFDQELLFAEEGTLKEKIREYLLPIKDLNPEERKGWVAGLGHGVLQFTPERSVHLLIDETRKVFSE from the coding sequence ATGATTACAACTCAATATAGAAATGAAAGGTTTTCCAACGCTCTAAATTTAATTCCTCAAAACATCCCACCGATTTGGTTTATGCGCCAAGCCGGTAGATACCATTCTCACTATCGCAAACTCAAAGAAACCTATAGTTTTATGGAACTTTGTAAACAACCGGAACTCGCGGCAGAAGTGGCTCTCGGGCCTGTCAAAGAATTCGGATTTGATGTGAGTATTTTATTCTCAGATCTACTGTTTCCCTTAGAAGCCTTGGGTATGGCTTTGACTTACGATCCTGGCCCTAAACTTTCCTTTTCACTTACCTCAGAAAAAGACCTACTTAAATTAAAATCTAGTGATGAAGCCATCGAAGGTCTGAAATTTCAAAGGGATGCAGTCCTTCGAACACGCGAAGTTTTACCAAAGGATGTTTCACTCATCGGATTTGTTGGGGGCCCTTTTACTCTTATGACTTACGGGAGTATCGGAAAACATGACGGAAATTTATCATTTATCAAAACCAACCAAAACTTCGTAGATCAATTTTATTCCATTCTTGTTCCTCTGTTGAAACAAAACATAGAATTACAATTGCAAGGTGGAGCAGAAGTAGTTATGATTTTTGATACCGCCGCTGGAATGTTAGATCCTTATAATTTCCATCGATATGTAGTGGATCCAATGAATGAATTAACAAAACTTTTTCCAAATCAAATTGGTTATTATGCTAAAACTTCTACGGAAACACAAATAAAACAAATTCATCAGATTCCAAATCTTGCTGGTTTTGGGGTGGATCATAGATTTTCCATTCAAGAAACACTAAAGAACTTCGGAGGAAAAGGATTCATCCAAGGAAATTTTGATCAAGAACTCCTATTTGCTGAAGAAGGAACACTTAAAGAAAAAATTAGGGAATACTTACTACCTATTAAAGATCTAAATCCAGAAGAAAGAAAGGGATGGGTTGCTGGACTTGGGCATGGAGTGCTGCAGTTCACACCTGAAAGGTCGGTTCACCTTCTGATCGATGAAACAAGAAAGGTATTCAGCGAATGA
- the hemL gene encoding glutamate-1-semialdehyde 2,1-aminomutase: MNSEELFQRSKNVVPGGVHSPVRSFASVGGTPVFFSEASGAYLKSVEGKEYIDYCLSFGPLLFGHRHPEIQEVVEETVRKAWSFGACEPYSLELAEFITSRIPWVEKIRFVNSGTEAVMSALRVARAATGRSKILKFDGCYHGHLDQLLVKAGSGLAGLSSSDSKGIGQEIIQNTLVLPLDDEIALENLFRDHGKNIACLVIEPLPANYGLLPQRIEFLKKCRELTTKFGTLLLFDEVISGFRVSFQGMAGITGIVPDLVCYGKIIGGGFPVGAYAGKKELMDLVAPSGPVYQAGTLSANPIGMRAGLKTLTKAWNENPYPELESKTKKLTSGILKTLEDSGDPHWEVVTFGSLFWLKGKTKEPVRTITNIPSDHKSNFASFFHKLLNKGVYLAPSGYEVGFLSTAHNDEVIEATLTKTKQALEDK; this comes from the coding sequence ATGAATTCAGAAGAATTATTTCAAAGGTCTAAAAATGTGGTTCCCGGCGGAGTACACAGTCCCGTTCGTTCCTTCGCTTCTGTTGGAGGAACACCAGTATTTTTTAGCGAAGCTAGTGGCGCCTATTTAAAGTCAGTTGAAGGAAAGGAATATATCGACTATTGTCTCAGTTTTGGCCCACTCCTCTTTGGACATAGACATCCAGAAATCCAAGAAGTTGTCGAAGAAACAGTGAGGAAAGCTTGGTCTTTTGGAGCCTGCGAACCTTATTCACTGGAGTTGGCAGAATTCATTACCAGCCGTATCCCTTGGGTGGAAAAAATTCGTTTTGTCAACTCTGGAACTGAAGCAGTGATGAGTGCCCTTCGGGTGGCAAGAGCAGCAACAGGAAGAAGTAAAATTTTAAAATTTGACGGATGTTACCATGGTCACCTCGACCAACTTCTTGTGAAAGCGGGGTCAGGCCTTGCAGGTCTTAGTTCTAGTGACAGCAAAGGAATTGGGCAAGAAATCATCCAAAATACCCTCGTACTACCGTTAGATGATGAAATCGCATTAGAAAATTTATTCAGGGATCATGGAAAAAACATCGCCTGCCTTGTGATCGAACCTCTTCCCGCAAACTATGGACTTTTGCCGCAAAGAATCGAGTTCCTAAAAAAATGTAGAGAGCTCACAACAAAATTTGGCACATTACTTTTGTTTGATGAAGTTATTTCTGGATTTAGAGTTTCTTTCCAAGGCATGGCAGGCATTACAGGCATTGTTCCTGACCTTGTCTGTTACGGAAAAATCATTGGCGGAGGATTTCCTGTAGGAGCCTATGCAGGTAAAAAAGAACTAATGGATTTGGTGGCACCAAGTGGACCTGTTTACCAGGCAGGAACCTTATCGGCAAATCCCATTGGTATGCGTGCAGGTCTCAAAACATTAACTAAAGCATGGAATGAAAACCCTTACCCTGAACTCGAATCCAAAACAAAAAAACTAACTTCTGGTATACTAAAAACTCTGGAAGATTCAGGTGATCCCCATTGGGAAGTCGTTACGTTTGGAAGTCTATTTTGGTTGAAAGGCAAAACAAAAGAACCTGTTCGAACCATTACAAATATCCCAAGTGACCATAAATCAAATTTTGCATCTTTTTTCCACAAACTCTTAAACAAAGGTGTTTATCTAGCTCCCAGCGGATATGAGGTAGGATTTTTATCCACAGCTCATAATGATGAAGTTATAGAAGCCACTTTAACAAAAACAAAACAGGCATTAGAGGATAAATAA
- a CDS encoding protoporphyrinogen/coproporphyrinogen oxidase, whose protein sequence is MSEDVHIIGGGITGLFLAYHHTKRGDSVTLYEHSEKLGGVIGTKDTNEGIVEQAANGVLLTDEIKSMLEDIGLTPVFPNKAAKRRYFWVNKKISRLPISILTGIKLLFTIVFKKIKFDKNQNLEIWANQMFGSSVTKNIIEPAIGGVYGTRLEALQAESIFSKWDGSGTKTILKEMKKSGKRSYGTVSFPKGMGDLASHLVTYLESKIQIKTNFRFESMDEILKLKGKIRFCISLKNLIPLLGNQIQTYEVPNLLSITTITRFGKHHLTKRPCFGILFAKNEGIRALGVLSNSDLFPGRVKEDLHSETWIYPETAKENNEETWESILEKDRELVSKKSDPPVAVYVTSWSGVFPAYDRKLFIFNQKLDILESEWISRGIDIRFYGNYRKGIGLRSLFESTSRD, encoded by the coding sequence ATGAGTGAAGACGTTCATATTATTGGAGGCGGAATCACAGGTTTGTTTCTCGCCTACCACCACACCAAACGAGGTGACTCCGTTACTTTATACGAACACTCCGAAAAATTAGGTGGAGTGATTGGAACAAAAGATACAAACGAAGGTATTGTTGAACAAGCCGCCAATGGTGTTTTATTGACAGATGAAATAAAATCCATGTTGGAAGATATTGGGCTCACACCTGTTTTTCCAAACAAAGCTGCCAAAAGAAGATACTTTTGGGTAAATAAAAAAATATCCAGATTACCAATTTCAATACTAACAGGCATAAAACTATTATTTACCATTGTATTTAAAAAAATAAAATTCGACAAAAATCAAAATTTGGAAATCTGGGCAAACCAAATGTTCGGATCTTCCGTAACAAAAAACATCATTGAACCAGCAATTGGTGGAGTTTATGGAACAAGATTAGAGGCCCTGCAGGCAGAATCAATTTTTTCTAAATGGGATGGATCTGGAACAAAAACCATTTTGAAGGAAATGAAAAAAAGCGGTAAAAGATCTTACGGAACCGTATCTTTTCCGAAAGGAATGGGTGATTTGGCAAGTCACTTAGTTACATATTTAGAATCAAAAATTCAAATCAAAACCAACTTCCGATTTGAATCAATGGATGAAATTTTAAAACTAAAAGGCAAAATTAGATTTTGTATTTCATTAAAAAATCTAATTCCTCTACTCGGAAACCAAATTCAAACTTATGAAGTTCCCAATTTACTTTCCATCACCACGATCACTAGGTTTGGAAAACACCACCTAACAAAGAGACCTTGTTTCGGAATCCTTTTTGCCAAAAATGAAGGGATTCGTGCCCTAGGAGTCTTATCAAATTCGGATCTATTCCCTGGGCGAGTGAAAGAAGATCTTCATTCTGAAACTTGGATTTATCCTGAAACGGCTAAAGAAAATAATGAAGAGACTTGGGAATCCATTCTCGAAAAAGATAGGGAATTGGTTAGTAAAAAATCAGATCCACCAGTAGCTGTTTATGTTACCTCTTGGAGTGGAGTGTTTCCAGCCTATGATCGAAAACTATTTATCTTCAACCAAAAATTAGACATTTTAGAATCAGAATGGATCTCTCGCGGAATCGATATCCGTTTTTACGGAAATTATAGAAAGGGCATTGGGCTTAGGTCTTTATTTGAATCGACAAGTCGAGATTGA
- the hemC gene encoding hydroxymethylbilane synthase, whose protein sequence is MSDIIKIGGRSSLLSRIQILSVKRALQQKNKSKTFQTVFRESAGDKDLKTPLWQFAGQGIFTKDLQEDLLNQKIDIVIHSWKDMDLRERKDTILVPILEREDVRDVLLFKRNKWISAPTDITILTSSPRREHHIKDFVKSYFPTPINSFQVKIESVRGNIQTRLRKYLDHENGGILVAKAALDRILNFDDEENQIPELKEVKQLIRETINLSLFMVMPSSIFPSAPAQGALCAEIRKEDKHLESLLREISNANAETTANEERKILSKYGGGCHQKIGVSVLTRDYGKITFVKGETEDGKTLFSKELSGIPDLSFNKSEVWPPNAKMAARQRERLTYTIPKDVDVFVSRGYAFPLDLSVNPTNQILWSAGLSTWKDLALRGFWVNGTCDGLGESEPPLIDLLLGRKPKFVKLTHVDSDKHNSIYPVIPTYFVSAPEIPVPFDTTNIKAAYWRSGSEFDIVTKRFPELLDVIHFVGPGSTFKKIKQTIGDEAAKERVFVSLSYDSWVERYIKP, encoded by the coding sequence TTGTCTGATATTATTAAAATCGGAGGAAGATCCTCACTTCTTTCTCGAATTCAAATCCTCTCTGTGAAACGAGCTCTCCAACAAAAAAATAAATCAAAAACATTCCAAACGGTATTTCGAGAATCAGCAGGTGATAAAGATTTAAAAACACCACTCTGGCAATTTGCTGGACAAGGAATTTTTACAAAAGACCTTCAAGAAGATTTACTAAATCAAAAAATAGATATTGTCATTCATTCTTGGAAGGATATGGACTTGAGGGAACGTAAAGACACAATCCTTGTGCCCATCCTAGAAAGAGAAGATGTTCGAGATGTTTTATTATTCAAAAGAAATAAATGGATATCAGCGCCAACTGACATTACCATCCTAACCTCTTCTCCCAGAAGAGAACATCACATCAAAGACTTCGTAAAATCTTATTTCCCAACTCCTATCAATTCGTTTCAGGTTAAAATAGAATCTGTAAGAGGAAATATTCAAACCAGATTACGAAAATATTTGGATCACGAAAACGGTGGGATATTAGTAGCCAAGGCAGCTTTAGATCGAATTTTAAATTTTGATGATGAAGAAAATCAAATCCCTGAACTAAAAGAAGTAAAACAACTCATCAGGGAAACAATCAACCTTTCCTTATTTATGGTGATGCCATCCTCTATTTTTCCTAGTGCACCAGCACAAGGTGCTCTTTGCGCTGAAATCAGAAAAGAAGACAAACACCTAGAATCGTTACTGAGAGAAATCTCCAATGCAAATGCTGAAACGACAGCCAATGAAGAAAGGAAAATATTATCAAAGTATGGTGGTGGTTGTCACCAAAAAATAGGTGTCTCCGTTTTAACAAGAGACTATGGAAAAATAACATTCGTTAAAGGGGAAACTGAAGATGGAAAAACCCTTTTTTCGAAAGAATTATCTGGAATTCCAGATTTAAGTTTCAACAAATCCGAAGTTTGGCCGCCAAACGCAAAAATGGCAGCAAGGCAACGAGAACGACTAACCTATACAATTCCCAAAGATGTAGATGTATTTGTTTCACGTGGCTATGCTTTCCCACTTGATTTATCGGTAAATCCGACAAATCAAATCCTTTGGTCTGCCGGATTATCTACATGGAAAGATCTCGCACTCAGAGGTTTTTGGGTGAATGGCACCTGTGATGGCTTAGGCGAAAGTGAACCCCCTTTGATAGACCTTCTTTTGGGCCGAAAACCAAAATTTGTGAAACTCACACATGTTGATTCAGACAAACATAATAGTATCTACCCAGTAATCCCGACCTATTTTGTTTCTGCTCCTGAAATTCCAGTTCCCTTTGATACAACCAATATCAAAGCAGCATACTGGCGCAGTGGCTCCGAATTTGATATAGTTACCAAACGATTTCCCGAATTATTAGATGTAATTCATTTTGTAGGACCAGGTTCCACTTTCAAAAAAATCAAACAGACCATTGGCGATGAAGCAGCAAAGGAAAGAGTTTTTGTATCTTTATCTTATGATTCTTGGGTAGAAAGGTATATAAAACCATGA
- the hemN gene encoding oxygen-independent coproporphyrinogen III oxidase, with amino-acid sequence MKHLLEKYDIPAPRYTSYPTVPYWTDSPTLEECIQSLETYLSPKDSKLAIYLHIPFCETLCTFCGCNTSITKNHTVEEPYVTALKNELQLYTEKVSSLSGKNLSELHLGGGSPTYLSDYNLQSTIEFILNKLNPTEDPQYSIEVDPRRTRVSQLKLLQKLGFRRISLGVQDFDPEVQRLVNRIQPFELTENITLEARALGFDSINFDLIYGLPKQTLDSMKYSIEKTLALRPDRIAFYSYAHVPWIKASHRLFTEKDLPEPSVKRELYETGRSLLESAGYREIGMDHFALPHDKLWKAFDTNKLHRNFMGYSESKTDVMLGLGSSSISETPDLFFQNQKLEMKYRKSILDGIIPILRGHKLNSSDQIRKHLILDLMTSWKVNVPSEMKAHVIDFLQEMESDKLVHWQDNILSVTEKGKPFLRIIAMAFDEKLQLDKPTKPVFSKAI; translated from the coding sequence ATGAAACATCTACTCGAAAAATATGATATACCTGCACCAAGGTATACAAGTTATCCAACCGTTCCCTATTGGACAGACTCACCTACTTTAGAAGAATGTATCCAATCTTTGGAAACATATCTTTCGCCAAAAGATTCCAAATTAGCAATTTACCTCCACATTCCTTTTTGTGAGACACTGTGTACGTTTTGCGGCTGTAACACATCGATCACAAAAAACCATACAGTGGAAGAACCCTATGTTACGGCATTAAAAAACGAACTTCAATTATACACAGAAAAAGTATCGAGTTTAAGTGGAAAAAATTTAAGCGAACTTCACTTAGGTGGAGGAAGTCCAACCTATTTATCTGATTATAATTTACAATCCACCATTGAATTTATATTGAACAAATTAAATCCGACAGAAGATCCCCAATATTCCATAGAAGTGGATCCTAGAAGAACTCGAGTATCCCAACTCAAACTTTTGCAAAAATTAGGATTTAGAAGGATTAGTCTTGGTGTTCAAGATTTTGATCCAGAAGTTCAAAGATTGGTCAACAGGATCCAACCTTTTGAACTCACAGAAAACATCACTTTAGAAGCAAGGGCACTCGGATTTGATTCCATTAATTTTGATCTTATCTATGGACTACCGAAACAAACTCTGGATTCCATGAAATATTCCATTGAAAAAACCTTGGCACTTCGTCCAGACCGAATCGCATTTTATTCCTATGCCCATGTTCCTTGGATCAAAGCTTCTCATAGATTATTTACAGAAAAGGACTTACCTGAGCCTTCCGTAAAACGAGAATTATATGAAACCGGAAGGTCTTTACTTGAAAGTGCGGGTTATAGAGAAATTGGAATGGATCATTTTGCTCTTCCTCATGATAAACTTTGGAAAGCATTTGATACAAACAAACTACATCGAAATTTTATGGGTTATAGTGAATCCAAAACAGATGTGATGTTAGGACTTGGATCTTCCTCTATTTCTGAAACACCTGATCTATTTTTTCAAAACCAAAAATTAGAAATGAAATACCGTAAATCAATTTTAGACGGAATCATTCCCATCCTTCGAGGACATAAACTAAATTCTTCCGATCAAATACGAAAACATTTGATTTTAGATCTCATGACGTCTTGGAAAGTAAATGTTCCGAGTGAGATGAAAGCTCATGTAATCGACTTTTTACAAGAAATGGAATCTGATAAATTGGTCCACTGGCAGGACAACATACTCAGCGTAACAGAAAAAGGAAAACCTTTCTTACGAATCATAGCAATGGCCTTCGATGAAAAATTACAATTGGACAAACCCACAAAACCTGTTTTTTCAAAAGCGATATGA
- a CDS encoding LEPBI_I1174 family sigma 54-regulated protein: MTKYQIATIFIISFGLHADPILDGSAEEILKDTRLSRIPSVILGLEERAIQKMETNDLISAREDLKKAIQLKHAIGMKESEGNASLLLQISKLESKLGNRCEANQYSHLAKRIALRIGVNLGAVALDRAAVPDNRKPDGCVEVSWLKE; this comes from the coding sequence ATGACCAAATACCAAATTGCTACAATATTCATCATTTCTTTTGGTTTGCATGCAGATCCGATTTTGGATGGATCCGCTGAGGAAATCCTTAAGGATACCAGATTGTCTCGGATACCCTCTGTCATTCTAGGCCTCGAAGAAAGAGCCATCCAAAAGATGGAAACAAATGACCTAATTTCCGCAAGGGAAGATTTAAAAAAAGCCATCCAACTCAAACACGCCATCGGAATGAAAGAGTCCGAAGGAAATGCCAGCCTCCTTCTACAAATCTCAAAGCTCGAATCCAAACTCGGGAATCGTTGTGAAGCCAACCAGTATTCTCATCTGGCAAAACGAATTGCCCTCCGCATTGGAGTCAATCTGGGGGCCGTAGCCTTGGATCGTGCCGCCGTCCCAGACAACAGAAAGCCTGATGGTTGTGTGGAAGTATCCTGGCTGAAAGAGTAA
- a CDS encoding glutamyl-tRNA reductase, giving the protein MWSNLILLHSNDPIDKPLDDKCLEVWQTCQRSIAFSDRRIFPIEESERFYKGYEVFHGYEAYRFLLEVVSGLRSKLFGESEIQAQFRDRFREEKVTDSTFALSLLRLRDQILEHTKQIRSKYLTGIGRQTYGSIADSYLQNHKSVTLLGTGKLATSILPYLVSRDKEVRLIGRNQTKMMELQKEFSITTHHWEDYKPGEEAIVIASSFLPFNWESMIEKSSFILDFRETAFSNNPYKNYIPLSKILSDLQETDEQIQSVKMDLQYFLTELTREREEEQIHIMNGWEDLLV; this is encoded by the coding sequence ATGTGGTCAAATCTGATTCTATTACATTCAAATGATCCCATAGATAAACCTTTAGACGATAAATGCCTAGAGGTTTGGCAAACATGCCAAAGATCAATTGCATTTAGTGACCGTCGCATTTTCCCCATTGAAGAATCCGAAAGGTTTTATAAAGGATACGAAGTATTCCATGGTTATGAGGCCTATCGTTTTCTTTTGGAAGTGGTTTCCGGGCTTAGATCAAAACTTTTTGGAGAATCGGAAATCCAAGCCCAGTTCCGAGACCGCTTTAGAGAAGAAAAAGTAACTGACTCTACATTTGCACTCTCTCTCTTAAGATTACGTGATCAAATTTTAGAACATACCAAACAAATACGATCCAAATATTTAACAGGGATTGGAAGACAAACTTATGGTAGTATTGCAGATTCTTATTTGCAAAATCATAAGTCAGTTACTCTACTAGGAACGGGAAAACTTGCAACTTCCATCCTTCCCTATCTTGTATCTAGAGATAAGGAAGTTCGCCTCATTGGTCGTAACCAAACAAAAATGATGGAGTTACAAAAAGAATTTTCGATCACAACTCATCACTGGGAAGATTACAAACCAGGCGAAGAAGCCATAGTCATTGCTTCCAGTTTTTTACCATTTAACTGGGAATCAATGATCGAAAAATCTTCTTTTATTTTGGATTTTAGAGAAACTGCTTTTAGTAACAATCCATATAAAAACTATATACCTCTTTCAAAAATTCTAAGTGATCTTCAAGAAACGGATGAACAAATCCAATCGGTAAAGATGGATTTACAATACTTTCTCACGGAACTCACAAGGGAACGAGAGGAGGAACAAATACACATAATGAATGGATGGGAAGATTTACTTGTCTGA
- the msrB gene encoding peptide-methionine (R)-S-oxide reductase MsrB yields MMNEENWKEKLTPLQYQVTREKGTERPFTGEYYEHKEKGTYLCVCCGEALFSSQAKYDSGSGWPSYYEPVKKEAVATESDQTHGMVRTEILCQNCGAHLGHVFPDGPRPTGLRYCVNSASLKFQKE; encoded by the coding sequence ATGATGAACGAAGAAAACTGGAAGGAAAAACTCACTCCCTTACAATACCAAGTCACAAGGGAAAAAGGCACCGAACGGCCGTTTACTGGTGAATATTATGAACATAAAGAAAAAGGGACTTATCTTTGTGTTTGTTGTGGAGAAGCTTTATTTTCCTCTCAAGCAAAGTATGATTCCGGGAGTGGTTGGCCTAGTTATTATGAGCCAGTAAAAAAAGAAGCGGTAGCGACAGAATCAGACCAAACACATGGAATGGTTCGGACAGAAATTCTTTGCCAAAACTGTGGAGCTCATCTTGGCCATGTTTTCCCCGATGGCCCAAGACCAACAGGTTTAAGATACTGTGTGAACTCTGCTTCATTAAAGTTTCAAAAAGAGTGA
- the hemH gene encoding ferrochelatase, with amino-acid sequence MNLKPQKTLILVNLGGPRTTDEIEVFLMDLFTDPFVFDLPLPEFLRMPLARFIAKKRTPKVRKTYESMGFGGGSPLVSETEKQAKTLERILNQTTNIDWTIKIAMTCGYPHIRDPEFGKPNPNTIYLPLYPQYSRSTVLSTLHHLEKKFKECPVGSGGYIPTFASDPKFHQISAKFIYEFFTGGLNPKDFLHFPKNNPNTDWKNLDLVFSAHGVPMRLIHKGDQYMKEIESSVFGITTELRKLGFLGNIHISYQSKVGPAKWTEPSSLTMIESLAKEGKSIAVYPISFVSDHLETLEEIGEQFKDLAIQSGAKTFIRVPAFGTYLPFMEYLSKKVLVADAEIRRCICQEMGGESISTCRFK; translated from the coding sequence ATGAATCTTAAACCCCAAAAAACACTCATTCTTGTGAACTTAGGTGGCCCAAGAACCACAGATGAAATTGAAGTTTTTTTGATGGATCTATTTACAGATCCTTTTGTTTTTGATTTGCCTTTGCCTGAATTTTTGCGAATGCCGCTCGCTCGTTTCATCGCTAAAAAAAGAACTCCCAAGGTTCGGAAAACTTACGAATCAATGGGTTTTGGTGGCGGATCCCCATTGGTATCGGAAACAGAAAAACAAGCGAAGACTCTTGAACGAATCTTAAATCAAACAACGAATATCGATTGGACGATAAAAATTGCGATGACTTGCGGGTATCCACATATTCGAGATCCCGAATTTGGAAAACCAAATCCAAACACCATCTATCTTCCGTTATATCCTCAGTATTCGCGTTCAACAGTCCTTTCCACTCTCCATCATTTGGAAAAAAAGTTTAAAGAATGTCCCGTCGGAAGTGGCGGATATATTCCTACTTTTGCATCGGATCCAAAATTTCACCAAATCTCTGCTAAATTTATTTATGAATTTTTTACTGGTGGTTTGAATCCAAAAGACTTTTTACATTTTCCTAAAAACAATCCAAACACTGATTGGAAAAACTTAGATTTGGTTTTTTCAGCTCATGGGGTTCCCATGAGATTGATTCATAAGGGAGATCAGTATATGAAAGAAATTGAATCTTCTGTGTTTGGAATTACAACTGAATTAAGAAAATTAGGATTTCTAGGAAACATACATATCTCTTACCAAAGTAAGGTGGGGCCAGCCAAGTGGACTGAGCCAAGTTCTTTAACTATGATTGAATCTTTAGCAAAAGAAGGAAAATCCATCGCTGTTTATCCCATTAGTTTTGTGAGTGATCATTTGGAAACTTTGGAAGAGATTGGAGAACAATTTAAAGATCTCGCTATACAATCAGGTGCTAAAACATTTATACGAGTTCCCGCCTTTGGAACTTACCTTCCGTTTATGGAGTATCTTTCTAAAAAAGTGCTGGTTGCTGATGCGGAGATCCGGCGGTGTATCTGTCAGGAGATGGGTGGTGAATCAATCTCGACTTGTCGATTCAAATAA